In Deltaproteobacteria bacterium, one genomic interval encodes:
- a CDS encoding nucleoside deaminase has protein sequence MVELDRQMMTLALEEAGHAYGEGEVPVGAILTLGDKIIARSHNRVMALADPTGHAEILALRSACEKRVNYRLPGVTLYVTLEPCLMCAGAILQARLARVVFGAFDLKAGAVCTLYRVLQDHRLNHRTEVRSGVLKEACGEILSRFFREKRVIADIGLDAGG, from the coding sequence ATGGTTGAGCTGGATCGGCAAATGATGACTTTGGCCTTGGAGGAGGCGGGACACGCCTATGGTGAGGGGGAAGTGCCGGTCGGTGCAATTTTAACTCTGGGAGATAAGATTATTGCCCGGAGTCACAATCGTGTCATGGCGCTTGCGGATCCGACAGGGCATGCAGAAATTCTTGCACTCAGGAGCGCATGTGAAAAAAGGGTGAATTACCGATTGCCGGGTGTCACGCTATACGTAACTCTGGAACCCTGTTTAATGTGTGCGGGAGCCATTCTTCAAGCAAGGCTTGCAAGGGTCGTCTTTGGTGCCTTTGATTTGAAGGCGGGTGCTGTTTGCACGCTCTATAGAGTGCTTCAGGATCATAGGCTGAATCATCGCACGGAAGTGAGAAGCGGTGTCCTGAAAGAAGCCTGTGGAGAAATTTTGAGTAGATTTTTTCGGGAGAAAAGAGTAATAGCGGATATTGGTTTGGATGCAGGGGGTTAA
- a CDS encoding energy transducer TonB, translating into MVDLEGEWIEKEKNQPTTIMESLKKKTELPAIKQQGNSRPLEGKKEDTVDLGNLVNTHYKPYLVKIKKRIERFWGYPSAAAARRIEGTAMILFSVAADGALDSIMITTSSGSALLDQGTISAIQSASPFEPLPPAYGLSKLNIQASFAYNLSN; encoded by the coding sequence ATGGTTGACCTGGAAGGAGAATGGATCGAAAAGGAGAAAAACCAACCAACCACCATCATGGAATCGCTAAAGAAGAAAACAGAACTTCCTGCTATCAAACAACAAGGAAACAGTCGGCCCCTGGAAGGCAAGAAGGAAGATACTGTTGATCTTGGCAATCTTGTCAATACCCACTACAAGCCATACCTTGTCAAAATCAAGAAAAGAATCGAACGATTCTGGGGTTATCCATCGGCCGCAGCGGCCAGACGAATCGAAGGGACGGCCATGATATTATTTTCCGTCGCCGCAGACGGCGCATTGGACAGCATTATGATCACCACCTCATCCGGCTCTGCTTTGCTGGATCAGGGCACAATCTCCGCAATCCAGTCAGCTTCGCCATTCGAACCCCTGCCGCCTGCTTATGGCCTCTCAAAATTGAATATTCAAGCGTCCTTTGCATACAACCTATCGAATTAA